One part of the Amphiura filiformis chromosome 5, Afil_fr2py, whole genome shotgun sequence genome encodes these proteins:
- the LOC140152315 gene encoding craniofacial development protein 2-like, with the protein MTTEAGGGYYWEPLAMNLHDNPNNLERRTAVVAKALKRYNIDIAALSETRLPDTSQLEEHGCGYTFFWSGKPASEARQSGVGFAIRNQHLKLLDKLPQGISDRLAIMRLKVNSGFVIFISAYAPTMAYSDQAKEEFYEELDHIIQSVPRSDKLFLLGDFNARVGSDHAAWQKVLGHHGVGKENSNGTLLLTLCAEKQLVITNTLYTQKDSFKTTWRHPRSGHWHQIDFIIIRQRDWHDVKLTRAAKASTCHSDHALLKSKVSIHFEASRQHQRVQRTKKLNVTKLATSEAQATLRDNIASALVRPRETPSTVMQLATGKSSARKFIRHQLTPWVM; encoded by the exons ATGACGACGGAGGCAGGTGGAGGATACTACTGGGAGCCTCTAGCCATGAATCTCCAC GACAACCCAAACAACCTTGAACGCAGAACAGCTGTAGTAGCAAAAGCACTGAAGCGTTATAACATTGATATAGCAGCGCTCTCTGAAACTCGTCTCCCAGACACTTCACAACTTGAAGAACATGGATGTGGCTATACATTCTTTTGGAGTGGCAAGCCAGCCAGTGAAGCCAGACAATCAGGAGTTGGGTTCGCCATACGGAACCAACATCTTAAACTCCTTGACAAGCTCCCACAGGGTATTAGTGACAGACTTGCTATCATGCGGCTGAAAGTGAATAGTGGCTTCGTTATTTTCATCAGCGCTTATGCCCCAACAATGGCATACTCAGACCAGGCCAAGGAAGAATTCTATGAGGAGCTGGACCATATCATTCAATCAGTACCACGTTCTGACAAGTTGTTTCTACTTGGTGACTTCAATGCTCGTGTTGGATCAGATCATGCAGCATGGCAGAAAGTCCTTGGTCATCATGGAGTTGGAAAGGAAAATTCAAATGGCACCCTTTTGCTGACCTTGTGTGCTGAGAAACAGTTGGTCATTACCAACACACTGTACACCCAGAAAGACAGCTTCAAGACAACTTGGCGACATCCACGCTCTGGTCACTGGCACCAAATTGACTTCATCATCATTAGGCAGAGAGACTGGCATGATGTCAAACTTACTCGTGCAGCCAAAGCATCAACGTGTCACTCGGACCATGCCCTCCTGAAAAGCAAAGTGTCCATCCACTTCGAAGCGAGCCGACAGCATCAACGTGTCCAACGAACCAAGAAATTAAATGTTACCAAGCTTGCAACCAGTGAGGCACAAGCCACTCTCAGGGACAACATTGCATCTGCCCTCGTGAGACCTCGTGAGACACCGAGTACAGTGATGCAGCTAGCCACTGGGAAGAGCTCCGCAAGAAAATTTATCAGGCATCAGCTGACTCCCTGGGTTATGTAA
- the LOC140152316 gene encoding uncharacterized protein, with protein sequence MTFRTDADSIGAGTGFQLTFTAIDPPSGRIVPTTTLKPTPILGIALNHRFELETGIGDVELLPAAPSTDQSKTQYKSISGGVPDATTKLFTVIQEGSTISPKSTLTERGADQDLSEKPLSTERKLPERSTERGQADVTSKMSTFTKEINLSSLPATTIIIPERSADEGRTSGTNKISTVMEERSTVPSTSLTDRIADQDLLKTLPATTIKTPERSADQGRTSGTNKMSTVMEERSTVPSTSLTDRRTDQDLLETLPATTIKTPERSTIPTTSMADILPRTISPDAVETTPDSVIDGVFRKQDGPPPKPAVGSGCRDVFVEPNGNFTSPWYPNFYDTNMICTWTILADPLEYIALRFVDFDVDNPMPNGACDMRYSYVRISYFDSTEQIASDQFCGSVLPLNVTISYSNQMVVYFFSELGLGTGFVAQYDAFNPNPLIDGAPVFPEIDFLPDDDSLYYIYSSPYYWTDEDDDTDTSTSTCGDIISMSGSVFVSPGYPSGYGVHSSCKWIILAKPKQYIKLEFSHFSVGINSDDDDACYSSPALVTVSYQDSTGHFMSKDLCGSADPSPVIVSMSDQMQVSLTSQRRGQKGFRAEVAFFDADENQNGGDQETKGNATSSNLPKIITDLGVDMTNVASPSPDSEFCKRMQTECCYDLSQGSSRGVIASPGYPGGYDQYLNCKWLIKGDTHQSVSIHFTNFELDSAVEEYENCSFDKSIVRVVYFDEKRGMKEQFFCGHSLPSMIVSDSHTLYVEFYTFGDPKTMDKGFKAVYSKENKTESSVNMDGGGHVFRGLFPFIPVGDDFNETLVPSESLQPYTDAAVKSSRDGITLEPRITKRRRPGIKDLMPDLKTTRVPVMQSSSATSYIPDSEVTKVHKGTEHPWSDVVAATVSWSVSLDYDKSDTEVPEPDSEPTGAEPNVTKGSTSQLLPGGTPAVVAEPAEGDVISSAESVTWPNGTPKSELEPSAEPATLTNGPPAESVLEPSAEPDAVTNGTLHSESEPSAEPEASPNGTPAQSESEPSAEPVKVVINGTLQSDLEPSAEPVDLTNRPPVSESEPSSVLEPSRTAQSHESFTATAKNTEQAITDGITPYLDDHSQLMPSTNITDDAQNATQNGTMLIKVGSRFISVPVLKRPPLDPPNPTPPPSTIPTSKQVLTTTVDGYTQMETTTP encoded by the coding sequence ATGACTTTTCGCACTGATGCGGATAGCATCGGAGCAGGGACTGGGTTTCAACTCACCTTCACTGCGATTGATCCACCGAGCGGCCGGATTGTACCGACAACCACTTTAAAGCCTACGCCGATTCTAGGGATTGCTCTGAATCACAGATTTGAACTTGAAACTGGAATAGGTGATGTTGAGTTGCTCCCAGCTGCACCATCAACTGACCAAAGCAAAACACAGTATAAAAGCATCAGTGGGGGTGTTCCAGATGCAACAACCAAACTGTTCACTGTTATTCAAGAAGGAAGCACAATATCACCAAAGTCAACTTTAACAGAAAGGGGAGCTGATCAAGATCTATCAGAGAAACCACTAAGTACTGAACGCAAGTTACCAGAGAGAAGTACTGAGCGGGGTCAGGCAGATGTAACAAGCAAAATGTCCACATTTACAAAAGAAATAAACCTATCATCACTACCAGCTACCACAATCATAATACCAGAGAGAAGTGCTGATGAGGGTCGGACATctggtacaaacaaaatatccACTGTTATGGAAGAAAGAAGCACTGTTCCATCAACATCTTTGACAGATAGAATAGCTGATCAAGATCTGTTGAAGACACTACCAGCTACCACAATCAAAACACCAGAGAGAAGTGCTGATCAGGGTCGGACATctggtacaaacaaaatgtccACTGTTATGGAAGAAAGAAGCACTGTGCCATCAACCTCTTTGACAGATAGAAGAACTGatcaagatctgttggagacacTACCAGCTACCACAATCAAGACGCCAGAGAGAAGCACTATACCAACAACTTCTATGGCAGATATTTTACCCAGGACAATTTCCCCTGATGCAGTGGAAACAACCCCAGATAGTGTCATTGATGGCGTTTTTCGGAAACAAGATGGTCCTCCGCCAAAACCAGCTGTTGGGTCCGGATGTCGGGATGTGTTTGTAGAGCCAAATGGAAACTTCACCTCTCCTTGGTATCCAAATTTTTACGACACCAATATGATCTGTACGTGGACCATCTTAGCGGACCCCCTGGAGTACATTGCGTTACGGTTCGTCGATTTTGACGTTGATAATCCCATGCCTAATGGAGCTTGTGACATGAGGTACTCGTACGTCAGGATTTCGTATTTTGATAGTACGGAACAGATCGCTTCGGATCAATTCTGCGGATCGGTGTTGCCACTGAACGTCACCATCTCCTATTCAAACCAGATGGTCGTGTACTTCTTCAGTGAGCTTGGACTGGGCACAGGATTTGTAGCCCAATATGATGCTTTTAATCCAAATCCATTGATTGACGGGGCACCTGTGTTTCCAGAGATAGATTTCTTACCAGACGATGACTCCCTGTATTATATTTACTCTTCCCCTTACTACTGGACTGATGAAGACGATGATACCGATACTTCCACCAGTACATGCGGTGACATCATATCAATGTCTGGTAGTGTCTTTGTGTCTCCTGGATACCCTTCTGGATATGGGGTGCATAGTTCATGCAAATGGATAATTCTAGCAAAACCAAAGCAATATATCAAGTTGGAATTCAGTCACTTCAGTGTTGGCATCaactcagatgatgatgatgcctgTTACTCATCACCAGCCTTGGTAACGGTATCTTACCAAGACTCAACAGGTCATTTTATGTCGAAGGATCTGTGCGGTAGTGCTGATCCATCACCAGTTATAGTGTCAATGTCAGACCAGATGCAGGTGTCACTTACAAGTCAACGGAGAGGTCAGAAAGGCTTTCGCGCTGAAGTCGCATTCTTTGATGCCGATGAGAATCAAAATGGCGGAGATCAAGAAACGAAAGGCAATGCTACTTCTAGTAACTTACCAAAGATAATCACAGATCTTGGTGTTGATATGACAAATGTGGCCTCACCTAGTCCAGACTCAGAGTTCTGTAAACGGATGCAAACTGAATGCTGCTATGATCTCAGCCAAGGGTCGTCTCGTGGGGTAATTGCATCCCCTGGGTATCCAGGTGGCTATGACCAGTATCTAAACTGCAAATGGCTCATCAAAGGAGACACCCACCAGTCTGTATCAATACATTTTACCAACTTTGAACTGGATTCTGCTGTCGAGGAATATGAAAACTGCTCCTTTGACAAGTCCATAGTAAGAGttgtttattttgatgaaaaacgTGGTATGAAAGAGCAGTTCTTCTGCGGTCATTCACTTCCATCAATGATAGTTTCAGACTCTCACACTCTTTATGTTGAATTCTACACTTTTGGTGACCCAAAGACTATGGATAAAGGATTTAAGGCAGTGTACTCAAAAGAGAATAAAACAGAAAGTTCAGTGAATATGGATGGTGGTGGCCATGTGTTCAGAGGATTGTTTCCATTCATACCAGTAGGGGATGATTTTAATGAAACATTGGTACCATCAGAAAGTTTACAGCCTTACACGGATGCCGCTGTTAAATCTTCAAGAGATGGAATAACTTTGGAACCAAGAATAACAAAAAGAAGAAGGCCCGGTATTAAAGATTTAATGCCAGATTTGAAAACAACAAGGGTGCCGGTAATGCAATCAAGTAGTGCAACATCTTACATTCCTGACTCAGAAGTAACAAAGGTTCACAAAGGAACAGAGCATCCATGGAGTGATGTTGTAGCTGCTACAGTAAGTTGGTCAGTGTCTTTGGACTATGACAAATCTGATACTGAAGTCCCTGAACCAGATTCTGAACCAACAGGTGCTGAACCTAATGTGACAAAGGGATCAACTTCTCAACTATTGCCAGGTGGTACACCTGCTGTAGTGGCAGAACCTGCAGAAGGGGATGTGATTTCATCTGCGGAGTCTGTAACTTGGCCCAATGGAACACCAAAAAGTGAGTTGGAACCATCTGCTGAACCAGCAACTTTGACAAATGGACCACCCGCAGAAAGTGTGTTGGAACCATCTGCTGAACCAGACGCTGTTACAAATGGAACTCTACATAGTGAGTCAGAACCATCTGCTGAACCAGAAGCTTCGCCAAATGGAACACCAGCACAAAGTGAGTCAGAACCATCTGCTGAACCAGTCAAAGTTGTGATAAATGGAACACTACAAAGTGATTTAGAACCATCAGCAGAGCCAGTAGATTTGACAAATAGGCCACCAGTGAGTGAATCAGAACCATCATCTGTACTAGAGCCTTCAAGGACTGCCCAATCTCATGAGAGCTTCACTGCAACTGCAAAGAATACAGAACAGGCCATTACTGATGGCATAACACCATATCTAGATGACCATTCACAGTTGATGCCATCTACGAACATAACGGATGATGCTCAAAATGCTACTCAAAATGGCACCATGTTGATCAAGGTTGGAAGCAGATTCATATCAGTGCCTGTCCTCAAGAGACCTCCTCTAGATCCTCCAAATCCAACTCCACCACCATCAACCATACCAACATCAAAGCAAGTACTGACCACCACAGTAGATGGATACACACAGATGGAGACGACAACTCCA
- the LOC140153494 gene encoding uncharacterized protein, giving the protein MTKEAKTMKTRESVMGNTQTRMVTFICVGIGVALLIILFILLVYCTMAKRRVTDSMDLAKERTNYWQSYQAYDGPEWIGGGMQGGNGRGGGSRVQQESPDGRIHEEIGLVGHRGAVKAKKGTSYPERLI; this is encoded by the exons ATGACAAAAGAAGCAAAGACCATGAAGACCAGAG AATCTGTGATGGGGAATACTCAAACTAGAATGGTGACCTTCATCTGTGTGGGTATAGGAGTCGCTCTGCTAATCATCCTCTTCATCCTGCTGGTGTACTGCACCATGGCAAAGAGACGCGTCACCGACAGCATGGACCTGGCAAAGGAACGCACCAACTACTGGCAGAGTTACCAGGCGTACGATGGCCCAGAGTGGATTGGCGGGGGGATGCAGGGAGGTAATGGGAGGGGTGGTGGTAGTAGGGTACAGCAGGAATCACCAGATGGTAGAATTCATGAGGAGATTGGTCTTGTAGGACATAGAGGAGCTGTCAAAGCAAAGAAAGGAACCTCATATCCGGAACGATTGATTTAG